In one Niallia taxi genomic region, the following are encoded:
- a CDS encoding GerAB/ArcD/ProY family transporter, translating into MLTERISLTQLFALILAFNLGSSLVFGIGLEAREDSWLVILLSTFIGVIVAFFYFKIIYMLPDKNLYQILEYCFSRPVAIIISFIYAVYFFYIAARIVRDFSELTSAAILPVTPIEFISLTLTVLLGYILYLGIEVLGRTTEVLTPYSIFFLLLLIIFLYGSRSMSLENIQPVMGRGVGIFIKSMFPYEVARPYGEMVVFMCILPLVRNFKDSRLTYFVSVVSSGLFLTLTSLLITTSLGSNIALRANFPLLSATRLVSIGEFIERIDVISVFMIMLGVLVKSSVFIYGGLKGLEYIFKLPYRYFVMPMIFIISVFSIFISRYFADHVYEGLRVIHYFLSMPLQFMLPILLYLIVLVKTSVKGSSVSK; encoded by the coding sequence ATGTTAACAGAAAGAATTTCTTTAACACAATTATTTGCATTAATATTAGCCTTTAACTTAGGAAGCTCTTTAGTTTTTGGGATTGGCTTAGAGGCAAGAGAAGACAGCTGGCTTGTTATCCTATTGTCTACCTTTATTGGCGTTATCGTTGCGTTTTTTTATTTTAAAATTATTTACATGCTGCCAGACAAAAATTTGTATCAAATTTTAGAATATTGCTTCAGCAGGCCTGTTGCTATTATCATCAGTTTCATATATGCTGTTTATTTTTTTTATATTGCTGCCCGCATTGTAAGAGATTTTAGTGAGTTAACCTCAGCAGCAATATTACCAGTAACTCCAATTGAATTTATTTCCTTAACATTAACCGTTTTGCTCGGCTATATATTATATCTTGGTATAGAAGTGCTTGGGCGGACCACAGAGGTGTTGACACCTTATTCCATTTTCTTTTTATTATTATTGATAATCTTCTTGTATGGAAGCAGAAGTATGTCTCTGGAAAATATCCAGCCGGTAATGGGGCGAGGTGTAGGAATCTTTATTAAAAGCATGTTTCCGTACGAAGTGGCAAGACCTTATGGAGAAATGGTCGTTTTCATGTGTATTCTGCCATTAGTAAGAAATTTCAAGGATAGCAGGTTGACCTATTTTGTTTCTGTAGTTTCTTCCGGGCTATTTTTGACATTAACAAGCTTGTTGATTACGACCTCTTTAGGAAGTAATATTGCCCTGCGTGCCAACTTTCCGCTTCTATCTGCAACAAGGCTTGTCTCCATCGGCGAATTTATTGAGAGAATAGATGTTATTTCTGTGTTTATGATCATGCTGGGCGTCCTTGTAAAAAGCTCGGTTTTTATATATGGCGGCTTAAAAGGTCTTGAATATATCTTTAAGCTTCCATATCGATATTTTGTTATGCCAATGATATTTATAATCTCTGTCTTTTCTATATTTATTAGCAGATATTTTGCTGACCACGTATATGAAGGACTTCGTGTAATACATTATTTTTTAAGTATGCCCCTGCAGTTTATGCTGCCAATCCTGTTATACTTAATTGTTTTAGTGAAGACTTCTGTGAAAGGGAGCTCGGTTAGTAAATAA
- a CDS encoding HAD family hydrolase yields MLNAIIFDMDGTLFQTNTILELSLEDAFQRLRDKNLWNEKTPIEKYRDIMGIPLPQVWEALLPQHSKEVRAETDAYFLERLVGNIRNGKGALYPYVTEILPLLKEHGYSIFIASNGLPTYLKAIVKYYTLDKWVTETFSIAQIDTLDKADLVKLVVDKYNITSGAVVGDRLSDIQAAKANDLLAIGCNFDFAKVMELVQADQVIDNLRELHAVLAPY; encoded by the coding sequence ATGCTAAATGCCATTATTTTTGACATGGATGGGACGTTGTTCCAAACAAATACTATTCTCGAATTATCACTAGAGGATGCTTTTCAACGTTTAAGGGATAAAAATCTATGGAATGAAAAAACACCAATAGAGAAATACAGGGATATTATGGGGATACCGCTTCCACAAGTATGGGAAGCTTTATTACCTCAACATAGCAAGGAAGTCCGTGCGGAAACAGATGCTTATTTTTTGGAAAGATTGGTCGGAAATATCCGCAATGGTAAAGGAGCACTATATCCATATGTAACAGAAATACTTCCTTTATTGAAGGAACACGGCTACTCTATTTTCATTGCAAGCAATGGACTGCCCACCTATTTAAAGGCAATTGTGAAGTATTACACGTTAGATAAATGGGTAACAGAAACATTTAGTATAGCGCAAATCGATACATTGGATAAAGCTGACTTAGTGAAATTAGTAGTAGATAAATATAACATAACCTCGGGTGCTGTGGTTGGTGACCGTTTGTCAGATATACAAGCAGCAAAAGCGAATGACTTACTTGCAATCGGCTGTAATTTTGACTTTGCGAAGGTAATGGAGCTTGTTCAAGCTGATCAGGTAATAGATAACCTGCGTGAATTACATGCTGTTCTAGCTCCATACTGA
- a CDS encoding HIT domain-containing protein: MTEDFYCEEVLSGKTIVKKVLETDNVLAYYHTNPFYPVHIVAIPKKHISSLLTLEESDHPLLLELMTVIQTTAKMVTEENGACRVITNLGKYQDSKHLHWHIVSGSPLK; the protein is encoded by the coding sequence ATGACAGAGGATTTTTATTGTGAGGAAGTACTGAGTGGCAAAACGATTGTGAAGAAAGTGTTAGAAACAGACAATGTGTTGGCATATTATCATACAAATCCTTTTTATCCAGTTCATATTGTAGCAATTCCGAAAAAGCATATTTCCTCCCTGCTAACACTGGAGGAAAGTGATCATCCCTTATTACTGGAACTGATGACTGTTATTCAAACAACGGCAAAAATGGTGACAGAGGAAAACGGAGCATGCCGTGTCATTACAAACTTAGGGAAATATCAAGATTCGAAGCATCTCCATTGGCATATAGTTTCTGGCAGCCCACTTAAGTAA
- the lepB gene encoding signal peptidase I: protein MKNLLNNENYEWLKSVMFAIAAVLVIRLFIFVPIIVDGESMKSSLDNGDRMIVTKVGTVKRFDIIVFHANEKEDYIKRVIGLPGDKIAYKNDTLYINGKAYEEPYLENNKQELRKLYRSGVLLTENFTLTNLLGYERVPKNTFFVLGDNRRNSTDSRVIGFVPANKVVGTTNIVYWPIKNIHLVN from the coding sequence TTGAAAAATTTGCTGAACAATGAAAACTACGAATGGCTTAAATCAGTCATGTTTGCTATTGCTGCAGTACTGGTTATCCGGTTATTCATCTTTGTTCCGATAATTGTGGACGGTGAATCAATGAAGTCTTCTTTAGATAATGGAGACAGGATGATTGTAACGAAGGTGGGAACGGTTAAACGGTTTGATATCATTGTATTCCACGCAAATGAAAAGGAGGATTATATAAAAAGAGTCATTGGCTTGCCTGGCGATAAAATAGCGTATAAAAACGATACACTTTATATAAATGGCAAAGCATATGAAGAACCATATTTGGAAAATAACAAACAGGAACTGCGGAAGCTATACAGGAGTGGAGTGCTATTAACGGAAAACTTTACATTAACAAATTTGTTAGGATATGAGCGTGTTCCAAAAAACACCTTTTTTGTCCTTGGTGATAATAGAAGGAATAGCACAGACAGCCGGGTTATTGGCTTTGTTCCAGCAAATAAAGTTGTCGGCACTACAAATATTGTTTATTGGCCAATCAAAAATATTCATCTCGTAAACTAG
- a CDS encoding class I SAM-dependent methyltransferase yields MGNRLAQSWHEPNVITYEQKISRKIAGYSTLYDLTSKLMSVSVNKEEEKSILIVGAGGGQELLALGADSKWSFMAVDSSKPMLELAKSRTAELNKHICFQQQEWEEFSSSERFDGATCLLVLHFIKGIDNKRKFLKNIAKHLKPDAPFLVAAIFGDLKSTSFEMHMAAWKQYMCGNGVSEQEFLDFAQNFGKGTEVISDKQMVELLHECGFTEISRYFGSFLIQGFYCRRSKLE; encoded by the coding sequence ATGGGAAATAGGTTAGCACAAAGCTGGCATGAGCCAAATGTAATTACATATGAACAGAAAATATCAAGAAAAATAGCAGGATACTCCACTTTATATGACCTAACAAGCAAACTAATGTCAGTGTCAGTCAATAAGGAGGAGGAAAAATCAATCTTAATTGTTGGTGCAGGAGGAGGCCAGGAGCTGTTAGCTTTAGGAGCAGATTCTAAGTGGTCATTTATGGCAGTGGATTCCTCAAAGCCTATGCTTGAGCTTGCTAAAAGCAGAACAGCGGAATTAAATAAGCACATATGTTTTCAGCAGCAAGAATGGGAAGAGTTTTCAAGCAGTGAACGGTTTGATGGTGCAACCTGTTTACTTGTTCTTCATTTTATTAAGGGAATCGACAATAAACGTAAGTTCTTAAAAAACATTGCAAAACACTTAAAACCAGATGCGCCCTTTTTGGTTGCAGCTATTTTTGGAGACTTAAAAAGTACATCCTTCGAAATGCATATGGCTGCTTGGAAGCAATATATGTGTGGAAACGGTGTATCAGAGCAGGAATTTTTAGATTTTGCCCAAAACTTTGGCAAGGGCACAGAGGTCATTTCTGATAAGCAAATGGTTGAACTCCTTCATGAGTGTGGTTTTACGGAGATTAGTCGCTATTTCGGATCATTTCTGATTCAAGGCTTTTATTGCAGACGAAGCAAACTTGAATAA
- a CDS encoding helix-turn-helix transcriptional regulator: protein MATNFSSETNSIQEFLHKCLADLKKRVYFDAACFTTVDTETLLSTGAYTDDLIEKIHPYLFENEYLKQDFNHFEELLTTATNIALLSNTTNGVLEQSERFREILSPAGFADELRAVIIHKGKCYGFLTLLRNIDKTTFTKMDIEVLASLLPPIAVNLYKLLAFPQKLESDVNWAKSIILLDEDFHITSANNEGFLLADMLRKAENIKANVLPRPLRAVCMKAKALITNNAEEMEAKICLHPSAGEFLTIHATVLQSDKQQYAVSCQQTTPQEILIKTSGYYGLSDREKQLIFHLLHGDSTKEIAAALFISPHTVQDHLKSIFVKTGTTTRGELIWVLLNKYNFSI, encoded by the coding sequence ATGGCAACGAATTTTTCATCAGAGACAAACTCTATTCAAGAATTTTTGCATAAGTGCCTAGCTGATTTAAAAAAGAGGGTTTACTTTGATGCAGCGTGTTTTACGACAGTTGATACGGAAACATTGCTTTCGACTGGCGCTTATACCGATGACCTAATAGAAAAAATTCATCCTTATTTGTTTGAAAATGAATATTTAAAGCAGGATTTTAATCATTTTGAAGAGCTTTTAACAACAGCTACCAATATTGCTTTATTAAGCAACACGACAAATGGTGTGCTTGAACAGAGTGAACGATTCCGCGAAATTCTTTCTCCCGCAGGTTTTGCCGATGAATTACGTGCAGTCATTATTCATAAAGGTAAATGCTATGGATTTTTGACATTGCTTCGCAATATAGATAAAACAACCTTTACCAAAATGGATATAGAGGTGCTTGCTTCGCTTTTGCCACCTATCGCTGTTAACCTTTATAAGCTTCTTGCCTTCCCCCAAAAGCTTGAAAGTGACGTTAATTGGGCGAAAAGCATTATTCTTCTGGATGAGGATTTTCACATTACCTCAGCAAACAATGAAGGATTTTTATTGGCCGACATGCTTCGGAAAGCTGAAAACATTAAAGCAAATGTATTACCACGTCCACTTCGAGCTGTCTGCATGAAAGCAAAGGCATTGATAACAAACAATGCAGAGGAAATGGAAGCAAAGATATGTTTGCATCCTTCTGCTGGTGAATTCCTGACAATTCATGCGACTGTATTGCAATCAGACAAACAGCAATATGCGGTTTCCTGTCAACAAACAACACCACAGGAAATTCTAATTAAAACATCAGGCTATTATGGGCTCTCAGACAGGGAAAAACAACTAATATTCCATTTACTTCATGGTGATTCCACTAAAGAAATAGCGGCAGCGCTTTTTATTTCACCACACACTGTGCAGGATCATTTGAAGTCGATTTTCGTAAAAACGGGTACAACGACTAGAGGTGAATTAATATGGGTGCTACTTAATAAGTATAATTTCTCCATATAA
- a CDS encoding M48 family metallopeptidase, producing the protein MLHTYSGSTIKYEVKYKNRTSIGITMNSYGEIEVQAPKKTPDEKILQALENRWELIQEKLAEIKARMNGPQEKLYENNESFLYLGKSYPIKIVQDATISQDYVVFEQEILYIYVTQLNEEKSKQALRRFYYQQCKALVEKSISIYQSNFKTKPRSVRITDSKTNWGTCDSNLRLTFNWKLAMAPRDVIDYVVIHEMCHMVHLNHDRSFWRLVGKIMPDYKQKENWLAFSNWKMTV; encoded by the coding sequence ATGTTACATACTTACTCAGGTTCGACTATAAAGTATGAGGTGAAATACAAAAACCGAACTTCTATCGGGATAACAATGAACAGCTATGGGGAAATTGAGGTTCAAGCTCCGAAAAAGACACCTGATGAAAAAATACTTCAAGCATTAGAAAACAGATGGGAACTTATCCAGGAAAAATTGGCAGAAATAAAGGCTAGAATGAATGGCCCACAAGAAAAGCTGTATGAAAATAATGAAAGCTTTCTTTACTTAGGCAAATCATATCCTATAAAAATCGTCCAAGATGCTACTATTAGTCAGGATTATGTTGTATTTGAACAAGAAATACTGTATATATATGTGACACAGTTAAATGAGGAAAAGAGCAAACAAGCATTAAGGCGGTTTTATTATCAGCAGTGTAAGGCCTTAGTGGAGAAGAGCATTTCTATTTATCAAAGTAATTTTAAAACGAAACCCCGTTCTGTACGAATTACAGATAGTAAAACGAACTGGGGGACCTGTGACTCCAACCTGCGCTTAACCTTCAATTGGAAGCTGGCCATGGCACCCCGTGATGTGATTGATTATGTAGTTATTCACGAAATGTGTCACATGGTTCATTTAAACCATGATCGCTCGTTTTGGCGTCTTGTAGGAAAAATAATGCCAGATTATAAACAAAAAGAAAACTGGTTGGCTTTTTCAAACTGGAAAATGACTGTTTAA
- a CDS encoding YehS family protein, whose product MEIQDMVIRLRYALEIKNKEMVEIFKLGGVDVTVPEVIEILTKSDDEEEENDDKLQCTTSMFDSFLNGLIIYKRGVQEPKPGMPNPPAQSSPKREHINNLLLKRVKIAMSLTTDDMLDIFENAGLTVTKGELGALLRKEGHKNYKECGDKFARNFLKGLAVKYRG is encoded by the coding sequence ATGGAAATTCAAGATATGGTTATTCGCTTAAGATATGCTTTGGAAATAAAGAATAAAGAAATGGTAGAGATTTTTAAGCTTGGCGGTGTTGACGTAACGGTGCCTGAAGTGATCGAAATACTCACAAAGTCAGATGATGAGGAAGAGGAAAATGACGACAAATTACAATGTACAACAAGTATGTTTGATTCCTTTTTAAATGGACTAATTATTTACAAAAGGGGAGTACAAGAGCCTAAACCAGGAATGCCTAATCCACCAGCCCAATCCTCTCCAAAAAGGGAGCATATAAATAATCTTCTTTTAAAAAGAGTCAAAATAGCCATGTCATTAACAACTGATGATATGCTAGATATTTTTGAAAACGCAGGACTAACAGTAACAAAAGGAGAATTAGGTGCTTTATTACGAAAAGAGGGCCATAAAAATTATAAAGAGTGCGGAGATAAATTCGCTAGAAACTTCCTAAAAGGACTGGCAGTTAAATATAGAGGATAA
- a CDS encoding tRNA dihydrouridine synthase — protein sequence MTNNFWRDLPRPFFVLAPMEEVTDVVFRHVVSEAARPDVFFTEFTNTESYCHPDGKQSVRGRLTFTEDEQPMVAHIWGDRPENFRQMSIGMAELGFRGVDINMGCPVPNVASKGKGSGLILRPDVAAEIIQAAKAGGLPVSVKTRLGYTELDEWRDWLTHIFKQDIANLSIHLRTRKEMSQVDAHWEMIPEIKKLRDEIAPNTLLTINGDIPDYQTGLELAKKYDIDGVMIGRGIFKNPFAFEKEPKEHSSKELLNLLRLHLDLHDKYSKELETRSFKALHRFFKIYVKGFRGAGELRNQLMSTATSDEVRAMLDHFEKNIEETID from the coding sequence ATGACAAATAATTTTTGGCGTGACCTACCACGACCATTTTTTGTACTTGCACCAATGGAAGAGGTGACGGATGTTGTTTTCCGTCATGTAGTAAGTGAAGCAGCTAGACCAGATGTATTCTTCACAGAGTTTACAAATACAGAGAGCTATTGTCACCCAGATGGGAAGCAAAGTGTGCGTGGCCGTTTGACTTTTACAGAGGATGAACAGCCAATGGTTGCACATATATGGGGAGATAGACCTGAGAATTTCCGCCAAATGAGTATTGGGATGGCAGAACTTGGATTTCGGGGCGTCGATATCAATATGGGCTGTCCTGTACCGAATGTGGCATCTAAGGGTAAGGGGAGCGGTCTTATCCTCCGTCCTGATGTTGCTGCAGAAATCATCCAAGCAGCAAAAGCAGGAGGATTACCTGTTAGCGTGAAAACTAGACTTGGCTATACTGAACTAGACGAATGGCGTGACTGGTTGACACATATCTTCAAACAAGATATTGCTAATCTGTCGATTCATCTGCGTACACGCAAGGAGATGAGCCAAGTAGATGCGCATTGGGAGATGATTCCAGAGATTAAAAAGCTCCGCGACGAAATTGCCCCAAATACATTGTTGACGATAAATGGTGATATACCTGACTATCAAACTGGCTTGGAGCTGGCAAAAAAATATGACATTGATGGAGTTATGATTGGGCGCGGTATCTTTAAAAATCCATTTGCCTTTGAAAAAGAGCCAAAAGAGCATAGCAGTAAAGAGTTACTTAACCTTTTAAGATTGCATCTTGATTTGCATGATAAATATTCTAAAGAGCTAGAGACACGTTCATTTAAAGCATTACATCGCTTCTTTAAGATTTATGTGAAGGGCTTTAGAGGTGCAGGTGAATTAAGGAATCAATTGATGAGCACAGCTACTTCTGATGAAGTACGAGCAATGCTTGATCATTTCGAGAAGAATATAGAAGAAACAATTGATTGA
- a CDS encoding DUF3231 family protein, protein MKLMDVMHDAFAPFLDGEKKPLNVMEVSNLWFYLLATETTLRNEEISYNLAQDPKLKSLIKDITDTIHIPMRDELQEFLKKEGVPLPPTTPQKPLGDFQDIPAGAKLNDEEMANLLSYNLAAGVNYGARGLTESIRADVGLLFSKFILKKTIAGMTVKQYLDEHEWLRVPPFYKQ, encoded by the coding sequence ATGAAACTGATGGATGTTATGCATGATGCATTTGCGCCATTTTTGGATGGCGAAAAAAAGCCTTTAAACGTTATGGAAGTCTCTAATTTGTGGTTTTACTTGTTAGCTACAGAAACGACACTTCGTAATGAAGAAATATCCTATAATTTAGCGCAAGACCCGAAATTGAAGTCTTTGATAAAGGATATAACAGACACAATACATATTCCAATGCGAGATGAGCTGCAGGAATTTTTAAAAAAGGAAGGAGTTCCACTACCACCGACTACGCCTCAAAAACCACTTGGGGATTTTCAAGATATTCCAGCTGGTGCTAAGCTGAATGATGAAGAAATGGCTAATCTACTTTCCTATAACTTAGCTGCAGGTGTTAATTACGGGGCAAGGGGGCTGACGGAATCGATTCGGGCAGATGTCGGTTTATTGTTTTCAAAATTTATTTTGAAAAAGACAATTGCAGGTATGACGGTTAAACAATACTTGGATGAACATGAATGGCTGCGTGTTCCACCTTTTTACAAACAATAA
- a CDS encoding GMC family oxidoreductase N-terminal domain-containing protein, translating into MHDVIVIGSGGGGAVIAKELGEKGLKVLVLEAGPWYGNQKWPQPNLDAGGKSSSALTDLNIHLYKELLNKEEMNMNDLVTGRFRWGPADRSKAQWFRNIKQKAMIWQTAGVGGTTQVYTANCPRAYPHAIDGVWPFSYKELVPYYEKVEAELPVHFAAATAKEELFYYGASRLGMNFTPVLNVQWPGYRPQPNAILPPNQAILNSSGVTDEQLSWMEGCTLAGHCINGCPHGPSVDKIAKRSTNVSYIPLALKTGNVCIRPNAFAVKILTETIDSELRATGVEVRNTWTGEQEELRAATVVLACGSIESPRLWLNSNLPKNQFVGKGLVTHNMDWITGIFDEKDLISILGSREIRPFVGNTCGARLDYPGLGALQTTGLSPGLTASFYSLSESGYYFNQNVPSKSSWDVEGGLAGPFLRKWMDEYPRSLSILVTTDDEVDEQNGVTLDPLLSDENGFVPVIRYKATKKSERKQVKLAGLAADVLKKAGAKKVLRSNWPSGIMIHMESTMRIGRVVDSNCEAYQVKRLYIADNSVHVNGLGGVNPTLTTQALAVRTAEKIIETYFS; encoded by the coding sequence ATGCATGATGTTATCGTGATTGGATCTGGCGGTGGAGGTGCTGTTATTGCAAAAGAATTAGGTGAAAAAGGCTTAAAGGTGCTTGTGCTAGAGGCAGGTCCATGGTATGGAAATCAAAAATGGCCCCAACCTAATCTGGATGCAGGCGGAAAATCCAGCAGTGCTTTGACTGATTTAAATATTCATCTATATAAGGAGCTATTGAATAAGGAAGAAATGAATATGAATGATCTTGTCACTGGAAGGTTTCGTTGGGGTCCTGCGGATCGAAGCAAGGCGCAATGGTTTCGCAACATTAAACAAAAGGCAATGATTTGGCAAACAGCAGGCGTTGGTGGCACTACCCAAGTTTATACGGCAAATTGTCCAAGAGCATATCCACATGCGATTGACGGTGTATGGCCATTTTCCTACAAAGAGCTTGTTCCTTATTATGAAAAGGTTGAAGCAGAGCTGCCTGTCCATTTTGCAGCTGCTACTGCAAAGGAAGAATTATTTTATTATGGTGCGAGCAGGCTTGGCATGAACTTCACTCCAGTATTAAATGTACAATGGCCCGGTTATCGTCCACAGCCGAATGCTATTCTTCCCCCAAATCAGGCTATCCTTAATTCTTCTGGTGTCACAGATGAGCAGCTTTCGTGGATGGAAGGCTGTACGTTGGCAGGCCACTGTATTAACGGGTGCCCTCATGGTCCGTCTGTCGACAAAATTGCCAAGCGTTCAACGAATGTAAGCTATATTCCCCTTGCCTTAAAAACTGGAAATGTATGTATAAGGCCAAATGCATTTGCTGTAAAGATTCTGACAGAAACAATTGATTCAGAGCTGCGTGCTACCGGTGTGGAAGTACGGAATACTTGGACAGGGGAGCAGGAGGAGCTAAGGGCAGCAACAGTCGTGTTGGCATGCGGAAGCATTGAATCACCAAGACTGTGGTTGAATTCGAACTTGCCAAAAAACCAGTTTGTAGGCAAAGGCTTAGTAACACATAATATGGATTGGATAACCGGCATTTTTGATGAAAAGGATTTGATTTCTATTTTAGGGAGCAGGGAAATAAGACCTTTTGTTGGGAATACATGTGGAGCAAGGCTTGACTATCCTGGACTTGGGGCGTTGCAGACAACTGGATTAAGTCCGGGTTTAACCGCTTCCTTCTACAGTTTAAGTGAATCTGGTTATTACTTTAATCAGAATGTACCTTCAAAAAGTTCATGGGATGTAGAGGGAGGCCTTGCAGGACCCTTCCTAAGGAAATGGATGGATGAATACCCGCGGTCATTAAGTATATTAGTGACAACAGATGATGAAGTCGATGAGCAAAATGGTGTGACACTTGATCCACTTCTGTCTGATGAAAATGGGTTTGTCCCAGTCATCCGTTATAAAGCAACAAAAAAGTCGGAGAGGAAGCAAGTAAAGCTGGCAGGTCTTGCTGCTGACGTCCTCAAAAAAGCAGGAGCAAAAAAAGTTCTTCGCTCTAATTGGCCCTCAGGTATTATGATTCATATGGAGAGCACGATGAGAATTGGCCGAGTAGTCGATAGCAATTGTGAAGCTTATCAAGTAAAACGGCTTTATATCGCAGACAACAGTGTGCATGTAAATGGACTAGGCGGCGTCAATCCAACCCTTACAACACAGGCGCTGGCTGTGCGGACAGCAGAAAAAATAATAGAAACTTACTTTTCTTAG
- a CDS encoding DMT family transporter, producing MRNYASNGHIAALVTILIWGTTFISTKLLLIDFTPIEILFFRFVLGFVVLLIIFPYRMKLQHKKHELLFICAGLCGVTLYYLLENIALTMTLASNVGVISGMVPFSTALLTMLFLKDESLKVNFFAGFAMAMMGIFLISYNGTANFQINPLGDILAIAATVVWAAYSVLTKKISSYGYHTIQATRKVFLYGLILMLPALFLSDFKLGLNRFTSPVNLFNFLFLGIGASALCFVTWNMAVSKLGAIKTSVYIYMVPVITVVTSMIVLKEQLTKLSALGILLTLAGLVVSEVKLNFKKKGRLESRMVK from the coding sequence ATGAGAAATTATGCATCAAATGGTCATATCGCAGCACTTGTGACTATTTTAATTTGGGGAACTACGTTTATTTCAACAAAGCTGCTGCTGATTGATTTTACACCAATTGAGATTTTGTTCTTTCGCTTTGTACTTGGGTTTGTCGTATTGCTGATTATATTTCCATACAGAATGAAACTCCAGCATAAAAAGCATGAACTACTGTTTATATGTGCTGGTTTATGTGGCGTAACATTATATTATCTTCTCGAAAATATCGCTTTAACGATGACTTTGGCTTCCAATGTCGGTGTCATCAGCGGGATGGTGCCATTTTCAACAGCACTGCTTACGATGCTGTTTTTAAAGGATGAGTCATTAAAGGTGAATTTCTTTGCCGGCTTTGCCATGGCGATGATGGGAATATTCCTGATCAGCTACAATGGCACAGCGAATTTTCAAATAAATCCGCTTGGAGATATTTTGGCAATTGCTGCGACAGTTGTGTGGGCTGCATATTCTGTGTTAACGAAAAAAATCTCCAGCTACGGCTACCATACCATTCAGGCAACAAGAAAAGTCTTTCTTTATGGTCTTATCCTAATGCTGCCAGCGCTGTTTTTATCTGACTTTAAGCTAGGACTTAACAGGTTTACAAGTCCAGTCAATTTATTTAATTTTCTGTTTCTCGGCATAGGCGCATCTGCCCTTTGCTTTGTAACATGGAATATGGCTGTCAGTAAATTAGGCGCTATTAAAACGAGTGTTTATATTTATATGGTACCTGTTATTACCGTTGTAACATCCATGATTGTATTAAAGGAACAACTAACAAAGCTGTCAGCATTGGGCATTCTCCTGACATTAGCTGGGTTGGTTGTATCAGAAGTGAAACTGAACTTCAAGAAAAAAGGCCGATTAGAAAGCCGGATGGTAAAATGA
- a CDS encoding AraC family transcriptional regulator encodes MSREKRTVTYDEKLQIEAYHFNGIMQKFPNHFHEYYVIGFIENGQRKLTCKHKEYLINKGDMVIFNPLDNHACEQVDYLALDYRCLNINPEIMAKVAKEIMGKDYLPYFTSPVLVKTSYASLLKELHEMIMKNENGLEKEESFYFLMEYLIKEWSSAPEDRKASTADKRLDAVCRYIEENYKNHLTLDDLASVGSMNKYTFLRSFTRKLGITPYRYLQTVRINQAKKLLEHGMKPLDVSVEIGFADQSHFSNFFIEFIGLTPGQYRDIYREKKQA; translated from the coding sequence ATGAGCAGGGAGAAAAGGACTGTAACATATGATGAAAAGCTGCAGATTGAGGCATATCACTTTAATGGAATCATGCAGAAATTCCCAAACCATTTTCATGAATATTATGTAATAGGGTTTATAGAGAACGGACAAAGAAAACTGACATGTAAGCATAAGGAATATCTTATCAATAAAGGGGATATGGTCATTTTCAATCCACTTGATAACCATGCATGTGAACAAGTTGACTATCTTGCATTAGATTATCGCTGTCTTAATATCAATCCAGAAATAATGGCTAAGGTGGCCAAGGAAATTATGGGTAAGGATTATCTTCCGTATTTCACTTCACCTGTACTTGTTAAAACGAGTTATGCATCGTTATTAAAGGAATTACATGAGATGATAATGAAAAATGAAAATGGTCTTGAAAAGGAAGAAAGCTTTTATTTTTTGATGGAATACTTAATAAAAGAATGGAGTTCAGCTCCAGAGGACAGAAAAGCGAGTACAGCTGATAAACGTCTTGATGCTGTTTGCAGATACATAGAAGAAAACTATAAAAACCATTTAACTTTAGATGACTTAGCAAGTGTAGGTAGCATGAACAAATATACCTTTTTGCGGTCATTTACCCGCAAGCTTGGAATAACTCCTTATAGATACTTGCAAACAGTCCGAATTAATCAAGCAAAAAAACTGCTTGAGCATGGCATGAAGCCACTAGATGTTTCAGTGGAGATAGGCTTTGCTGATCAAAGTCATTTTAGTAATTTTTTTATAGAATTTATCGGTTTAACACCAGGCCAATATCGCGACATTTATAGAGAAAAGAAGCAAGCCTGA